In one Parageobacillus genomosp. 1 genomic region, the following are encoded:
- a CDS encoding FecCD family ABC transporter permease → MNRRRMMIPLLFFCLLVIVAISLNTGASRINPVEVVKTLAGMGTAKQELILFEFRLPRMLIAVLAGAGLALSGCIIQTISRNPLADPGLLGISTGAGVMVVLYLSLFPTGADAPVLFLPFLAFIGGALAAALVFALSYERQQGLLPGRIVLTGVAVAAGLSALMTVLSLRLSRELYQFAAVWLTGSIWGATWDYVWTLLPWVIGLFLFVYCKARVLDALSFGETIATGLGVAVAKEQLQLLAAAVALAAASVSVSGGIGFIGLIAPHLARRLVGTHHAYVVPASALLGACLLLGADTVGRAVLQPSEIHAGIVVAMVGAPYFLYVLARSAR, encoded by the coding sequence ATGAACCGCCGTCGTATGATGATTCCTCTTCTTTTCTTTTGTCTGCTTGTGATCGTTGCCATCAGCCTTAATACAGGAGCAAGCCGCATAAATCCAGTGGAAGTGGTAAAAACACTTGCTGGCATGGGAACGGCAAAGCAAGAGCTTATTTTATTTGAGTTTCGCCTTCCGCGCATGTTGATTGCGGTATTAGCGGGCGCCGGGCTGGCGCTTTCGGGATGTATCATTCAGACGATATCGCGCAACCCGCTTGCCGACCCGGGTCTTTTAGGGATTTCCACCGGTGCAGGAGTGATGGTGGTGCTGTATCTTTCTTTATTCCCAACCGGCGCGGACGCGCCTGTGCTCTTTCTCCCGTTTCTTGCGTTTATCGGCGGCGCGCTGGCGGCCGCTCTCGTGTTTGCGTTGTCGTACGAGCGGCAGCAAGGCCTGCTTCCCGGACGCATCGTTTTGACAGGAGTGGCGGTCGCCGCGGGGTTAAGCGCGCTTATGACGGTGCTGTCGCTGCGGCTTAGTCGGGAGCTGTACCAATTTGCGGCGGTTTGGCTGACGGGAAGCATTTGGGGAGCGACGTGGGACTATGTGTGGACGTTGTTGCCGTGGGTGATTGGGCTGTTTCTTTTCGTCTATTGCAAAGCCCGTGTGCTGGACGCACTATCGTTCGGCGAAACGATCGCCACCGGGCTTGGGGTGGCGGTGGCAAAGGAACAGCTGCAATTGCTGGCGGCCGCCGTTGCCCTAGCGGCTGCTTCCGTATCGGTAAGCGGGGGGATCGGATTTATTGGACTCATCGCTCCTCATCTGGCACGGCGGTTGGTCGGCACGCATCATGCCTATGTCGTGCCGGCGTCGGCATTGCTTGGCGCGTGTTTGTTATTAGGGGCAGATACGGTTGGACGCGCGGTGTTGCAACCGTCGGAAATTCACGCCGGCATTGTCGTCGCCATGGTCGGTGCGCCGTATTTTTTATACGTACTGGCTCGTTCCGCTCGTTAA
- a CDS encoding GNAT family N-acetyltransferase, with translation MKIEDIYNNLPTLETERLNLRKFTLDDAQDVFNYASEPDVSRFVPWEAHQSIEDSYNFINYILKQYEEGKLAPWAIELKQNKKVIGTIDFCAWFPHHFRAEIGFILSKEYWGMGLMVEAVTKVIQFGFEKMELNKIEASCMVENVQSQRVLQKLGMRLEGISRQKYFIKGKFRDMANYSILKSEYGIKIKS, from the coding sequence ATGAAAATTGAGGATATATATAATAATTTACCAACACTCGAAACGGAAAGACTTAACCTTCGAAAATTTACCCTTGACGATGCACAAGATGTGTTTAATTATGCTTCCGAACCAGATGTATCAAGGTTTGTACCTTGGGAGGCGCATCAATCTATTGAAGACTCGTATAATTTTATAAACTATATCCTAAAGCAATATGAAGAGGGAAAGTTAGCTCCTTGGGCAATTGAGTTAAAACAGAATAAGAAAGTAATTGGTACAATTGATTTTTGTGCGTGGTTTCCTCATCATTTTAGAGCAGAGATAGGCTTTATTCTATCGAAGGAGTATTGGGGTATGGGTTTAATGGTAGAAGCAGTCACTAAGGTTATTCAATTTGGCTTTGAAAAAATGGAGTTAAATAAAATTGAAGCTTCTTGTATGGTTGAGAATGTTCAATCGCAAAGAGTTCTACAAAAACTGGGAATGAGATTAGAAGGAATTTCAAGACAAAAATACTTTATTAAAGGAAAGTTTCGTGATATGGCGAATTATTCAATCCTGAAATCAGAATATGGGATAAAGATAAAATCTTAA
- a CDS encoding ATP-binding cassette domain-containing protein — MIDVKHLHKSFRVHARQAGWLEAVRSLWRREYRVVEAVKGISFTIQKGEIVGFLGPNGAGKTTTMKMLAGLLHPTSGEITVGGFVPFEQKAEFKKMMSLVMGQKSQLIWDIPPMETFLVNKAIYEIDDRTFRETLDELVELLELAPLLDKPTRSLSLGQRMRCELAAALLHRPQVLFLDEPTIGLDVHTQEKVRRFIVDYNCEHETTILLTSHYMGDVTALCDRVMIINYGKLIYDGELTVLTEKLAPYKRLEVRFAKVPDVRWEDYGEVVEIEDGNVALRVAREKVAEVSAHFLQHFHVHDINIQDPPMEEVITRAFQEGLHDS; from the coding sequence ATGATTGACGTGAAGCATTTGCATAAATCATTTCGCGTGCATGCCCGCCAGGCGGGCTGGCTGGAGGCCGTGCGCAGCTTGTGGAGGCGCGAATATCGCGTGGTGGAAGCAGTCAAAGGTATTTCGTTTACGATTCAAAAAGGAGAGATTGTCGGGTTTTTAGGACCGAATGGAGCAGGAAAGACGACGACGATGAAGATGCTGGCCGGGCTGCTGCATCCGACTTCGGGAGAAATTACGGTCGGCGGCTTTGTTCCGTTTGAACAAAAGGCTGAATTTAAAAAAATGATGAGTTTGGTGATGGGGCAAAAAAGCCAGCTCATTTGGGATATCCCGCCGATGGAAACGTTTTTGGTCAACAAAGCAATCTATGAAATCGATGATCGGACGTTTCGCGAAACGTTGGACGAATTGGTCGAATTGCTTGAGTTAGCACCGCTGCTAGACAAACCGACGCGCAGTTTGTCGCTCGGGCAGCGGATGCGCTGCGAGCTGGCGGCGGCGCTATTGCATCGCCCGCAAGTGTTGTTTTTAGACGAGCCGACGATCGGGCTTGATGTCCATACACAGGAAAAAGTGCGCCGTTTTATCGTTGATTACAACTGCGAGCATGAAACGACCATTTTGCTGACGTCGCATTACATGGGCGATGTGACAGCGTTGTGCGACCGCGTTATGATTATCAATTATGGAAAGCTGATTTATGACGGGGAGTTGACCGTGCTGACAGAGAAACTCGCCCCGTACAAGCGGCTCGAAGTTCGCTTTGCCAAGGTGCCTGACGTGCGCTGGGAAGATTACGGAGAGGTTGTGGAGATCGAAGATGGCAATGTGGCATTGCGGGTGGCGCGGGAGAAAGTGGCAGAAGTATCAGCGCATTTTTTGCAGCATTTTCACGTCCATGATATTAACATTCAAGACCCGCCAATGGAAGAAGTGATTACGCGCGCGTTTCAGGAGGGATTGCATGATTCGTAA
- a CDS encoding FecCD family ABC transporter permease has protein sequence METGIREKDRKTPSRPWAAALVLVVGLSTILFSIAASISVGAADIGLATVWDALFHYDARQTAHAVIRDLRLPRSLADVLVGAGFAVAGAIMQGMTRNPLADAGLLGLNAGSTLAVAVCFAFFSGLSYQALILWSFCGAAVAAALVCGISSLSRGGVTPIRLVLAGAAVSSLFTSLSEGIAIHFQLSQELAFWFAGGVAGVKWSQLKLLAPWLVSALVFALLLGPSITLLSFGEEVAAGLGQKTKMVKLAGAFVVLMLAGGAVSAVGPIGFVGLIVPHLARFVVGVDYRYVIPCSAVLGGLLMIWADIGARVINPPYETPIGVLFALIGVPFFLYVSRKRKGEFA, from the coding sequence ATGGAAACAGGAATACGAGAAAAAGATCGAAAAACGCCATCACGCCCGTGGGCGGCGGCGCTGGTGCTGGTCGTTGGACTGAGCACCATTCTTTTTAGCATCGCCGCATCGATATCGGTCGGCGCGGCGGACATTGGCTTAGCAACCGTGTGGGATGCGCTTTTCCATTACGATGCGCGGCAAACCGCCCACGCCGTGATCCGCGATTTGCGCCTGCCCCGCTCTCTTGCCGATGTGCTTGTTGGTGCAGGTTTTGCCGTTGCGGGTGCGATCATGCAAGGAATGACGCGAAATCCGCTTGCCGATGCCGGGCTGCTTGGGCTCAATGCGGGTTCGACATTAGCGGTGGCGGTCTGTTTTGCGTTTTTTTCTGGACTTTCGTATCAAGCGCTCATCCTTTGGTCGTTTTGCGGCGCCGCGGTTGCCGCAGCGCTCGTGTGTGGAATCAGTTCGCTTTCTAGAGGCGGTGTGACGCCGATTCGCCTCGTGCTGGCGGGAGCCGCGGTCAGCTCCTTGTTTACCTCGCTTAGCGAAGGAATCGCGATTCATTTTCAGCTCAGCCAAGAATTGGCATTTTGGTTTGCCGGCGGTGTGGCAGGAGTGAAATGGAGCCAGCTGAAACTGCTGGCGCCTTGGCTTGTTTCGGCTTTAGTTTTTGCCTTATTATTGGGGCCGTCAATAACACTTCTCAGTTTTGGCGAGGAAGTGGCGGCCGGATTAGGACAAAAAACGAAAATGGTGAAGTTAGCGGGAGCGTTTGTGGTGCTGATGCTTGCCGGCGGCGCGGTGTCGGCGGTCGGCCCGATCGGGTTTGTCGGCCTTATTGTTCCGCATTTGGCCCGCTTTGTTGTTGGTGTCGATTATCGCTATGTCATTCCGTGTTCTGCGGTGCTTGGCGGATTATTGATGATTTGGGCAGACATTGGCGCGCGGGTGATCAACCCGCCGTATGAAACGCCGATCGGCGTGCTGTTTGCGTTAATCGGGGTGCCGTTTTTCTTGTATGTTTCCCGCAAGCGGAAGGGGGAATTTGCATGA